TTATTTCCCAACGGTTCGAGCCGCAGGGATGCTCTTTTTTCATGATTACGATATCGCCAATGTCATAGCGGACAAAATTCATTTATTTTACCACCTTACCTGATTAGTGATGTCGTTGGCAGCGGAATTGCTGCGTCATCAAATAATAATTTTATCTTATACCGCAGCGCCGTTTCAACCTTTGTTTGCTGCAAGGGCACAGTTTTAGCGGTAATTCGAATGATTACCTCACCTGGCCGCAAATCAACAACACCGACTACCTTAGGCCCTTCAAGCACTTCAGGCATAGCTTGTTCTATTTCGCTGCAGGCATTGTTTAAAAGCGCCAGCACTTTGTCAATATCAGCTTGGTATGATACCGAAACATTTACCGTTGCAACCATATGGCCCCTTGTATGGTTGCTAATTCGCGTAATAGCGCCGTGCGGAATTATATGCAGGACGCCGTTGCCATCGCGCAGCTTGGTAACGCGAAAACCAATTTCCTCCACGATTCCGGCCATATCACCGATTACAACATAATCGCCGACAGCATATTGATCTTCCAAAATCACGAAGAATCCGGTAACAAAATCTCTTATCAGACTTTGAGCGCCGATACCGACAGCTAACCCGATGATACCGGCGCCTGCGATAAGCGAGGTAGTATCAATGTGAAATTCCTGCAGAATCAATATAATAGCGAAAAAATAGATTATATACCTCGCAATACTTTGAAACAGTTGACTAAAGGTTCTTGCGCGCTTTTCGTCAAAGCGGAAGGCTGTATGACTGAAATTAGGGAAGAACACCCTGCTGACAATCAGATTTAAAACCTTTAGAAAAATGCTTGCTACCAAAATTATAAGTATAATCCTGATAGCTTTATTTCCGGATATTATCCAAAAGTCCGGGGTCGTATATTCATACATCGGTATCCTCCCCAAAGCTGGCCAATTCCTCATATAGCCGTTTAGCGGCATCGCGGTAAAACAGTTTCGACCACTTTATCTGGTGCTTTCGCAAAATTTCCATCACGACTGCTTGATCGTTTGCTTTAAACAATAAACATTGACCGCAGCTTATGTCAATTTCCCGCGGCGTGGGCATGGCAACTATTTTTATACCGGCGGCAATTAGTACCTTCTCCGCCCCGATAGCGTGGTGAACCGAAGGCA
The genomic region above belongs to Veillonellaceae bacterium and contains:
- a CDS encoding mechanosensitive ion channel family protein, whose amino-acid sequence is MYEYTTPDFWIISGNKAIRIILIILVASIFLKVLNLIVSRVFFPNFSHTAFRFDEKRARTFSQLFQSIARYIIYFFAIILILQEFHIDTTSLIAGAGIIGLAVGIGAQSLIRDFVTGFFVILEDQYAVGDYVVIGDMAGIVEEIGFRVTKLRDGNGVLHIIPHGAITRISNHTRGHMVATVNVSVSYQADIDKVLALLNNACSEIEQAMPEVLEGPKVVGVVDLRPGEVIIRITAKTVPLQQTKVETALRYKIKLLFDDAAIPLPTTSLIR
- a CDS encoding DUF3343 domain-containing protein encodes the protein MAIYQDYDRLVSLPSVHHAIGAEKVLIAAGIKIVAMPTPREIDISCGQCLLFKANDQAVVMEILRKHQIKWSKLFYRDAAKRLYEELASFGEDTDV